Proteins encoded together in one Urocitellus parryii isolate mUroPar1 chromosome 3, mUroPar1.hap1, whole genome shotgun sequence window:
- the Pnpla6 gene encoding patatin-like phospholipase domain-containing protein 6 isoform X1: MGTPSHGLNTTSSGAEAKWDETRDVLAPSEEGPAGRICGAQPVPFVPQVLGVMIGAGVAVLVTAVLILLVVRRLRVPKTPAPEGPRYRFRKRDKVLFYGRKIMRKVSQSTSSLVDASVSTTSRPRMKKKLKMLNIAKKILRIQKETPTLQRKEPPPAVLEADLTEGDLANSHLPSEVLYMLKNVRVLGHFEKPLFLELCRHMVFQRLSQGDYVFRPGQPDASIYVVQDGLLELCLPGPDGKECVVKEVVPGDSVNSLLSILDVITGHQHPQRTVSARAARDSTVLRLPVEAFSAVFTKYPESLVRVVQIIMVRLQRVTFLALHNYLGLTNELFSHEIQPLRLFPSPGLPSRTSPVRGSKRMISTSATEEPRETPGRPPDPTGSSLPGPIGDPTKPTSLEAPPAPLLSRCISMPVDISGLQGGPRSDFDMAYERGRISVSLQEEASGGPQAAPARTPTQEPREQPAGACEYSYCEDESASGGCPFGPYQGRQTSSIFEAAKRELAKLMRIEDPSLLNSRVLLHHAKAGTVIARQGDQDVSLHFILWGCLHVYQRMIDKAEDVCLFVAQPGELVGQLAVLTGEPLIFTLRAQRDCTFLRISKSDFYEIMRAQPSVVLSAAHTVAARMSPFVRQMDFAIDWTAVEAGRALYRQGDRSDCTYIVLNGRLRSVIQRGSGKKELVGEYGRGDLIGVVEALTRQPRATTVHAVRDTELAKLPEGTLGHIKRRYPQVVTRLIHLLSQKILGNLQQLQGPFPAGSGLGVPPHSELTNPASNLSTVAVLPVCAEVPMMAFTLELQHALQAIGPTLLLNSDIIRARLGASALDSIQEFRLSGWLAQQEDAHRIVLYQTDASLTPWTVRCLRQADCILIVGLGDQEPTLGQLEQMLENTAVRALKQLVLLHREEGSGPTRTVEWLNMRSWCSGHLHLRCPRRLFSRRSPAKLHELYEKVFSKRANRHSDFSRLARVLTGNTIALVLGGGGARGCSHIGVLKALEEAGVPVDLVGGTSIGSFIGALYAEERSASRTKQRAREWAKSMTSVLEPMLDLTYPVTSMFTGSAFNRSIHRVFQDKQIEDLWLPYFNVTTDITASAMRVHKDGCVWRYVRASASYCPYLPPLCDPKDGHLLVDGCYVNNVPADIARSMGAKTVIAIDVGSQDETDLSTYGDSLSGWWLLWKRLNPWADKVKVPDMAEIQSRLAYVSCVRQLEVVKSSSYCEYLRPPIDCFKTMDFGKFDQIYDVGYQYGKAVFGGWSRGDVIEKMLTDRRSTDLNESRRADVLAFPSSGFTDLAEIVSRIEPPTSYVSDGCADGEESDCLTEYEEDAGPDCSRDEGGSPEGASPSTASASEMEEEKTVLRHRRFLPQEPPSSAADT; this comes from the exons ATGGGGACACCGAGTCACGGGCTGAATACGACTTCCTCGGGGGCGGAGGCGAAGTGGGATGAGACCCGGGACGTCCTTGCCCCCTCCGAGGAGGGCCCGGCCGGACGGATATGCGGTGCGCAGCCAGTGCCATTCGTCCCACAGGTGCTGGGCGTGATGATCGGGGCCGGAGTGGCGGTGCTGGTCACGGCCGTGCTCATCCTCCTGGTGGTGCGGAGGCTGCGAGTGCCGA AGACCCCAGCCCCCGAAGGCCCCCGGTATCGGTTCCGGAAGAGGGACAAAGTGCTTTTCTATGGCCGGAAGATTATGCGGAAG GTGTCACAATCCACTTCCTCCCTGGTGGACGCCTCTGTCTCCACCACTTCCCGTCCCCGTATGAAGAAGAAACTTAAGATGCTCAACATTGCCAAGAA GATCCTGCGTATCCAGAAAGAGACACCAACACTTCAGCGGAAGGAGCCCCCGCCCGCAGTGCTGGAGGCTGACCTGACTGAGGGTGACCTGGCCAACTCCCACCTGCCCTCCGAGGTGCTATACATGCTCAAGAATGTCCG GGTGCTGGGCCACTTTGAGAAGCCACTCTTCCTGGAGCTGTGCCGGCACATGGTCTTCCAGCGGCTCAGCCAGGGCGACTATGTCTTCCGGCCAGGCCAGCCGGATGCCAGCATCTACGTGGTGCAGGATGGGCTGCTGGAGCTCTGCCTGCCAGGGCCT GATGGGAAGGAGTGCGTCGTGAAGGAAGTGGTCCCTGGAGACAGTGTCAACAGCCTCCTGAGCATCCTGGATGTCATCACT GGTCACCAGCATCCCCAGCGGACCGTGTCTGCCCGGGCAGCCCGTGACTCCACCGTGCTTCGGCTGCCTGTGGAGGCCTTCTCTGCCGTCTTCACCAAGTACCCCGAGAGCTTGGTGCGGGTGGTGCAG ATCATCATGGTAAGACTGCAGAGAGTCACCTTCCTGGCGCTTCACAACTACCTGGGTCTGACCAATGAGCTCTTCAGTCAT GAGATCCAGCCCTTACGCCTGTTCCCTAGCCCTGGCCTCCCAAGCCGCACCAGCCCAGTGCGTGGCTCCAAGAGGATGATCAGCACATCAGCTACCGAGGAGCCCCGGGAGACCCCTGGCCGGCCGCCTGACCCCACTGGGTCCTCACTGCCTGGACCTATAG GGGACCCCACGAAGCCCACATCCTTGGAagcacccccagcccctctgctgagTCGCTGCATCTCCATGCCAGTGGACATCTCAG GCTTGCAGGGCGGCCCCCGCTCTGACTTCGACATGGCATATGAACGTGGCCGGATCTCTGTGTCCCTGCAAGAAGAGGCCTCTGGGGGGCCCCAGGCAGCCCCTGCTCGG ACCCCAACTCAGGAGCCCCGGGAGCAGCCGGCGGGCGCCTGTGAGTACAGCTACTGTGAGGACGAGTCAGCCAGCGGTGGCTGCCCCTTCGGGCCCTACCAGGGCCGCCAGACAAGCAGCATCTTTGAAGCGGCAAAGCGGGAACTGGCCAAGCTGATGAGGATTGAG gaCCCCTCCCTCCTCAATAGCCGAGTTTTGCTGCATCACGCCAAAGCTGGCACCGTCATTGCCCGCCAGGGGGACCAG GATGTGAGCCTGCACTTCATTCTTTGGGGCTGCCTGCATGTGTACCAGCGCATGATCGACAAGGCGGAGGACGTGTGTCTGTTCGTGGCACAGCCAGGGGAGCTGGTGGGGCAGCTGGCGGTGCTCACCGGGGAACCCCTCATCTTCACACTGCGTGCCCAGCGAGACTGCACCTTCCTGCGCATCTCCAAGTCCGACTTTTATGA GATCATGCGTGCACAGCCCAGTGTGGTGCTGAGCGCTGCGCACACGGTGGCCGCGAGGATGTCGCCCTTTGTGCGCCAGATGGACTTTGCCATAGACTGGACGGCGGTGGAGGCCGGACGAGCGTTGTACAG GCAGGGTGACCGCTCTGACTGCACCTACATAGTGCTCAATGGGCGGCTGCGCAGCGTCATCCAGCGTGGCAGCGGCAAGAAGGAGCTGGTGGGGGAGTATGGCCGTGGGGACCTCATCGGAGTG GTTGAGGCGCTGACCCGGCAGCCGCGAGCCACGACGGTGCACGCAGTGCGCGACACAGAGCTGGCCAAGCTCCCAGAGGGCACCTTGGGCCACATCAAACGTCGGTACCCGCAG GTTGTGACTCGCCTTATCCACCTGTTAAGCCAGAAAATTCTAGGGAATTTGCAGCAGCTGCAAGGACCCTTCCCAG CAGGCTCCGGGCTGGGTGTCCCCCCACACTCGGAACTCACCAACCCAGCCAGCAACCTGTCTACGGTGGCCGTCCTGCCTGTGTGTGCTGAGGTGCCCATGATGGCCTTCACACTGGAGCTCCAGCACGCTCTGCAAGCCATTG GTCCCACACTCCTCCTCAACAGTGACATCATCCGGGCACGCCTGGGAGCCTCTGCGCTGGATAG CATCCAAGAGTTCCGCCTGTCAGGGTGGCTGGCGCAGCAGGAGGATGCGCACCGCATAGTGCTCTACCAGACAGACGCTTCACTGACGCCCTGGACCGTGCGCTGCCTGCGTCAGGCTGACTGTATTCTCATTGTGGGCCTGGGCGACCAGGAGCCCACTCTCGGCCAG CTGGAACAGATGCTCGAGAACACCGCAGTGCGCGCCCTCAAGCAGCTTGTGCTGCTGCACCGTGAGGAGGGCTCCGGCCCCACGCGCACCGTGGAGTGGCTCAACATGCGCAGCTGGTGCTCGGGGCACCTGCATCTGCGCTGTCCACGCCGACTCTTCTCCCGCCGCAGCCCTGCCAAGCTG CATGAGCTCTATGAGAAGGTTTTCTCCAAGCGCGCAAACCGGCACAGCGACTTCTCCCGCTTGGCGCGGGTGCTCACAGGAAACACCATTGCCCTGGTATTGGGCGGGGGTGGAGCCAG AGGCTGCTCACATATTGGGGTGCTGAAGGCACTAGAGGAGGCAGGAGTACCAGTTGACCTGGTGGGTGGCACATCCATCGGCTCCTTCATTGGGGCTCTGTACGCAGAGGAGCGCAGTGCCAGCCGCACTAAGCAACGAGCCCGGGAATGGGCCAAG AGCATGACTTCGGTGCTGGAGCCCATGTTGGACCTCACATACCCTGTCACCTCCATGTTCACCGGTTCAGCCTTTAACCGCAGCATCCACCGTgtcttccaagataagcagatTGAG GACCTGTGGCTGCCGTACTTCAACGTGACCACAGACATCACAGCCTCAGCCATGCGTGTCCACAAAGATG GCTGCGTTTGGCGTTACGTCCGAGCCAGTGCCTCCTACTGCCCCTACCTGCCCCCACTCTGCGACCCCAAGGACGGGCACCTGCTGGTGGACGGGTGCTACGTTAACAACGTGCCAG CGGACATCGCCCGCAGCATGGGTGCCAAAACAGTCATCGCCATCGACGTGGGGAGCCAGGACGAGACAGACCTCAGTACCTATGGGGATAGCCTGTCTGGCTGGTGGCTGCTATGGAAGCGGCTGAACCCCTGGGCAGACAAGGTGAAGGTTCCAGACATGGCAGAGATCCAGTCCCGCCTGGCGTATGTGTCCTGTGTGCGGCAGCTTGAGGTCGTCAAGTCCAGCTCCTACTGCGAGTACCTGCGCCCACCCATTGACTGCTTCAAGACCATGGACTTCGGGAAGTTCGACCAGATCTAT GATGTGGGCTACCAGTACGGGAAGGCCGTGTTTGGAGGCTGGAGCCGGGGCGATGTCATCGAGAAGATGCTGACAGACCGGCGCTCTACAGACCTCAACGAGAGCCGCCGTGCCGAC GTGCTCGCCTTCCCAAGCTCTGGCTTCACTGACTTGGCGGAGATCGTGTCGCGGATTGAGCCCCCCACCAGCTACGTCTCCGACGGCTGTGCTGACG GGGAGGAGTCGGACTGCCTGACGGAGTACGAGGAGGACGCGGGACCCGACTGCTCGAGGGACGAAGGCGGCTCCCCCGAGGGCGCGAGCCCCAGCACGGCCTCAGCCTCGGAGATG gaggaggagaagacagTCCTCCGGCACCGGCGCTTCCTGCCCCAGGAGCCTCCCAGCTCAGCTGCAGACACTTGA